aaaagaaaaaaaaggcaAACAGACTTAGTTCTATCTATGTATAAGTtaaatgatttattaaatgatttttttggtATACATAATTAGTTTACCATTTGCCCAACTTATGATACATGTAGATACGCACACCAAATTCGTTAAATTTATAATTCTCATTAGAAGTAATCTGTTTTCTTTGTACTTTAACTTGAGTTTGAATGTATGTTGCCCTCTCcctgaaagaaaaataaacatatataatatgCAAAATTTAAGCAATGTCTAGTTCGGCTTTTTCTCTTGTTGTCCATATAACATATTTAACTCCAAATTTGATTTCGTGATGTCTTCTGCAGGCTCTTTTAGCAGCTAGGAACTCTGCTGCAGTTGTTTTCACTGGAACGTTTGGTGCACTCGCGTATGTTTTATTCTGTTTGCTCATGATTATTTAGATGTCCTTCATTTATAATATGCTACAAGTTCAAAGAACTATGCTTATGAGACTTGACCACTCATTTGGGTAGACAACTTTTCTTTGTTGGATAAAGGTTTTAAACATGACAAACTGTAGGATTTTAAACATAAAACTTAAGACAAACTGATTAATAAACTCAAAACAAACACAATTCAAGATGATTGAATCAATGACAGATAATCAAACACAATTGGAAAACAAAGATCAAACTGTAAAACGTGGAGACAAAACAAGGAGATACATACCGGTTCAAAAACAATTAACAAAGATCAATGTGATCTTTGTCTGTACTCTAATTTGGAACACTATCTTCAATCTTTATTAATCAGCAAATAATAGTGTACCCAAACTGTTGAGAATGAGTCCTCCAACAAAAGTTTACAAAGGATATTTGAATTAACCTTAAAACATAATACATATTATTCATGGCATTGCTCTTTAAATAGAACAAAAAATATGacaacatattttaaattttaaaataaagcatcttattttcttaataaatCTGATTGAAAAATCATGTTTTTTGAATATATCAATTTATTTGTTTGGAAACTGTAATTAAAATACGACATTAATACTTTGTAGTAATAGATTAGAATCTTGTTATAGCAGAACACAGATATGCAGTAGcataaacagaaataaattGTGGAAAATTgaaaacttgacacaagagaattGTATGTGATATTAGTGTTCTTTCAAACACTACTCGTCCAtagggccacgcccagagaaatGAAATCAATTAGTAAATCTCAAATAATTACAAATACAATTGATTTAAACAAGATTAGACTCCCTTTAAGGTTttgtcgcaatcctttgtaatttaTTTTGCTAATCAAATTTCTGTACATCACCAAACAGCAAACTCCCTTCATTTTTGCTCCAAAGCGCGCCAAATATCATAGGAAGTAGAGTAAGCCACCATAGAATTAAGAACTCCCTCGGACATTGAGGATTATAGCCAAGAAAGGAGGAGTTGATCTCGTCTTTTCCATTGCAAGAACTCTGGGTTAGTTTTGCCATTAACTAGAGTTGCAGGTGGATGAACTTTGTTGAACAAGATCTCATCCAGGTTGTGGCCGATGAAAGTCGGTACGACTTGTGATTACCACACAAAGAAGTTGATGCAATCTAAATCGATGGTTAGTGAAGCAGTTAGCGAGTTAGAAAAGGGATTCCAAGGTTGATTGGATGAGGTCGTAATTTCTGGAGGTGCAATCGTTGTCGGCGTGTCTTGAGTTGATTGAGACACGGTAGAACCATGACTTTGAGACAGATTGGTTGAAACAAAATCCATAGACGTGAGTcaaaagctctgataccataaagGAATTCTGTGTACTATCAAAGTGTCTTAGAAATACATCAATGAATATGCTGTGAATTTCTTAATCACACAAAGTGATCAAGTCCTTTATTGATATACTGAACAATTGTACATAGGGGTTGTTATCAGCTAAACAAACTTAACAGAAATGGAACTGACTTACAACAACCAAAACTGCTACGAACTACTTTTAACAAACACtttttaactaacaaattacaCAATTAGTTATTAGGGAGGAATCAATACTACTCAAGCATCTTTGTTTAAATCAAGTTACCATTTATTTCATGAGTTCTTTGTACTACTAAATTTTATTATCCATAGACATTGCATATTATTCATGAGTATTATTGTTCAGTTCCATAGACATGGCTCAACTACTAAATTTTGGTTAGACATAACATGCAGGGCAATGACAGTCATATCCGTTGCTCTCGGACGAACTTTTCACTATGTTGATGAAATCCTTCCCTTCAGGTACTTCCTTTGCTTTTTGAACTGTAAACAGTGAGGGCTATGACATGTTATTCTTAAGAAACTCATACAACTAGATGTGCTAAAAGGGGACATGGATCACACTAATTGCTCTATAGGTTCCACAATAAAATCTAACTTAAACACTCAGGCCTACCAAATAACTTCAAATaacatattaataaataataatacctATATTGCTTTTGGACAACCATTATTCAGCTCCTATAGTGTCCCTACACTTCCTACCATTTAGAAGCACTTGAGTCTAGTCTACCAACTTTGAAGTTTGTCCGGACCGAAACTTTAAGCACCTTTTCGGATGGGAATCTCCaaaagtaaaattaattaacaatttttttttttcatcattgtAATATGTTACACATTTAAGCTAAAAAAAACATTCTCTTAGATTTTGTAACTTGTAACGTACTTAATTGATCTCAGGTTTGGTGAGACTGATTTGCCTCTGGATGATATTGCTGCCGTTGTTCTGTTGGTAATATTTCATCTTTGATCTAAACTTATTGTTTGATTGTTTGAACTGTAGTATGTGATTGAAAACAGAGTTTTTAAGTCATAGTATATTACGATGGCACTGATAAACTAGGAACATTAATATCTGAAATTTGCTTCATAACACTATTCTTCCACAAAAACAAACAATTTAGGGTCATAATCCCTCTACTGAGTTCAATTCCTCtatatttatagaataaaaCCTTCCCACCTCctcaactaattacaatttattaaaaagaaacCTTActctaaataataattaaacttggCCTACATAGCCTTTCTTCCTTCGATAGGAGCTACTGTAATgtggaaaaataattaatacaataatttatattttaatccaAGATTAATTCATTTAAATTTCCTACGTGTTGACCATATTTCAAAACCATCGGTGTAAAAAAATGTTACAATCATAAATAAATCAGTTTTCTGGTGGATGTTATATTTTGGGCAGGTGTTGGTTTGCCTATATAAAAAATCTTTGATAATAGCCAAAGTATTTTATGAAGTTAAATCTCAATAACCAAATGGAGCCTCTGTTAGTATGATAATTGTATTTGTCACAGATCTATTTTGGGGTTTCAACCTTGGTCGATGCCAGCTCAAGTGATAGCCTTAAAGCAGAAGATGAACAGAAAGAGGTAAGAATAATTGCCATACGGAAATGCTGTTTACCATTTATGTTCTTCTCCAAATCATTAATTCACGTATCATGTTTCGATTCTAAAACAGGCAGAATTAGCGGTTTCCGAGTTTTCAGGAAATGGTGCTGGAATAGTAGCAGCTGCTAGCACTGCTCTTAGtactttcttcttagtttttgTTGCTGAATGGGGTGACAAATCATTTTTCTCTACAATAGGTAATTACTAATTAGTACAAGTAACCAGTGAGGGTTAGCCAAGTTCTCTTTGGTTtcattacaacttaatttgttcAAGAAGAGTATCTCATGTCTTTATTTGCCCCCTATGCAGCTCTTGCTGCAGCGTCTTCACCTCTTGGGGTCATTGCAGGAGCACTAGCTGGTCATGGAGTCGCGACtttggtaaaatatttatatatttttattctttctcGTATAATATGATATGAAGATTTACTCTTTAACCTCGGCcactataaataaataactttgtACACAATATTAGGAAAAGGgataaaaaaagaagaagtaaATTTCTCATTCAAttgtaaaagaaaataaatggtaGTATTTATACTAGAGGTGTTTAGCTCAAACAAAGAGAGACTAACCCAAAGGAAAAAGCTCAATAACATAAAACTAACTCATCCTAATAGACCTTTCTCAAAATGAAATGTACAAGTTGTGAACATTTATCTTGGATACAAACATTTTAAACTGATTTGGGAATAGAAGTTTGGTTAAGATGTCAGTGATGTTATCCTTTGTAGAGACGTTAAAAAGCTTGAGACGACCTTGTTGGATCTTTTTTTGAACAATATGACCGTCTATGTCAATTTGTTGGATCTTTTTCCGAACAATGTGAGTCTATGTCAATGTGCTTTTGTACGCTCATGAAATACCGAGTTTTCAAATATATGTAAGGTTGCGGTATTATCACAGTATAGGACTGGTGGGCCGGTGTGATGAATGAGATTCTATCTCGAAATCAATTGATAATTGGAGGAGTAGgctattcatcttatatattctattcttTCCACACGTTAGCAATGTGAGACTCTCTAAcatcccccctcaagatggtagCTATTTTATTTGCTCATCATCTTGGACAAGTCGATCATAAGCGGCTCTTTTTTGGCTCACTATCCCTGATCACAAGTGGCTCTTTTTGCTCTACTTTTTCATcggtatttttgaatttttggtgGCTCTTTTTTTTTGGCTCACTATCCCCTAATCACAAGTGATTTTTTTGACTTTGGCTCTTGGACTAGTTTTTTTGAGTCGGATAGTCATTAGaagtttttttgtttgtttttttgtttgtttctttttttttttgtttcttttttggtAAACTCATTACCAATTGGCTTTGAGATAGAACCCcgtgattctcaacatggtatcagagtcaGATCTCTAGTGGGCTTTCGATACACACCTATCAAATAGTTAGCCAGCCGCAAGCGAGCAAAATGGTATTCCTAGCCGCGAACAAGAATAAGCGAGTAAATGGAACTCCCAACCACAAACAAAAATAAGTGAGCAAATGACACTACTTATGATAAGGTGATTCAAGATTGGTGAGCAAAAAGTATctaccatcttgagggggaataTTGGACAatattgtcccacatggatcaaatgtaaaaatattgagccatatataagaacatgggctacttcACTCAttaccaattggttttgagatggaaacccatgattctcaacataaCAAGAATAAGCGAGCAAATGGAACTGGTAGCCACAAACAAAAATAAGTGAGCAAATGACAATAATTATGATAAGGTGATTCAAGATTGGTGAGTAAAAAATATCTATCCAAACAAAGATAGACCAGCCTAAAAAAATAAGCCCAATAACATAAAACTAATTCATTCTAATACACAAGAAGCATGAATATATGTATGAACATTTTGATATCTTCAACTGTCTATGCCACATTGGGAAGtagaaatttttagttttatgaCATAGGttaggctaattaagatttttcccATTCAAATTTTGACAAATATCAAATTCCGCTCGTGAAATTTTTAAGccgttaaaatttttttttcgaactattgagattgttggatttaagaacTTTCATCCAGTTcctttcaattttactattggGCGCCAGACGTGGACAGATGTTCGAGAAATATTTTAGTACATGGACAATCGTCATGTTAGATGTTCActagtaaaattgaatagacaatttagtacatgtcaaactttaagaaaagaaaaCCCTAATTAACATTTCCATTATGAACTTAATGGTTATTTTACAttgattctctttattataattaataacatTTTGCCAAATTTCTTTTTGGGTGCAGATTGCTGTTTTGGGAGGTTCGTTATTAGGTTCATTCTTATCAGAGAAGGTATGAGTCAATTCAAGCATTTGGCCTTCAACTATTGAAgacatttttttctttctaaacatatttaacttatttacttttttatctTCTAATGTCACTCTTCAAACACTATTGGCTAGCCATACCAAAACCGATTAacttcaaaacatatcaaatACAAATGTGTTGTCATGTTCTATAATCCAGAAAAGTTTCTATCCAATGCAACTTTTAGCAGGTTGTATTTTTTGCGTAGTACACTTTATAGGTTAGAATTTGTAATGAGTTACTCTTACCCTTTTGATTTCATAACATTTTGAAATTGAATGAATATGTATTTTAGCTTAAATTCCACTTACCCTTTTAATGATTGTCATTCTGTTTTTGTACAGGCAATCGCCTACGTTGGAGGTGTTCTTTTTCTAGTCTTTGCAGGTATAACATTAATTGAGATATTGAACTGAAACCCCTTTGAGGTATTTCCACCATAACATTTAGCATTAGTGTTGTATTTATGGTTATCATTTTCAGATGTATGGGCTATCTTTATGCAGTGACTATGATCTTCTAAATATATagtgaaatttatatatttatttattttgaaacaaataaataataatgggtgattctacaatacacccccttaaaagggatgtacagATGCACTCTCTACTTATTTCGGCATCCaaaaaatttttttagtttaattttttttcctattcatgtacg
This region of Cannabis sativa cultivar Pink pepper isolate KNU-18-1 chromosome 7, ASM2916894v1, whole genome shotgun sequence genomic DNA includes:
- the LOC115698234 gene encoding protein PAM71, chloroplastic isoform X2 → MQFSRMAMYASQWRASISGERFGSFSPTSENSDYNEHLKCPDHKNFEKITDVIQIMDDYSGLKNELATKNLGRSSEKAIEFVFSEKPVSSFLKILMMFGVLTLQGSQPAVAASDFTTRLLSSPYFSDLGDISTGFASAFLLIFFSELGDKTFFIAALLAARNSAAVVFTGTFGALAAMTVISVALGRTFHYVDEILPFRFGETDLPLDDIAAVVLLIYFGVSTLVDASSSDSLKAEDEQKEAELAVSEFSGNGAGIVAAASTALSTFFLVFVAEWGDKSFFSTIALAAASSPLGVIAGALAGHGVATLIAVLGGSLLGSFLSEKAIAYVGGVLFLVFAGITLIEILN
- the LOC115698234 gene encoding GDT1-like protein 1, chloroplastic isoform X1, which gives rise to MRTITLSGSVLLSLQSRSKSNTQPSSKLFLRNPSSISARYASQWRASISGERFGSFSPTSENSDYNEHLKCPDHKNFEKITDVIQIMDDYSGLKNELATKNLGRSSEKAIEFVFSEKPVSSFLKILMMFGVLTLQGSQPAVAASDFTTRLLSSPYFSDLGDISTGFASAFLLIFFSELGDKTFFIAALLAARNSAAVVFTGTFGALAAMTVISVALGRTFHYVDEILPFRFGETDLPLDDIAAVVLLIYFGVSTLVDASSSDSLKAEDEQKEAELAVSEFSGNGAGIVAAASTALSTFFLVFVAEWGDKSFFSTIALAAASSPLGVIAGALAGHGVATLIAVLGGSLLGSFLSEKAIAYVGGVLFLVFAGITLIEILN